Within Pseudomonas paeninsulae, the genomic segment CCAGTACGGTGCCTGGTGGCATCACGCCGCGTATGCAGGCGGTCAATGTGGTTGGGGTGTTCAAGGTCGGTGCCGAGCTGGATGGCTCACTGGCCTTGCTGCATGTCGCCGATGCTGCGCAGATTCAACGCTTGCAGCCGGGCCAAGTGCCCAGCGTGCGTTTAAAGTTGCAAGACTTGTATCAGGCGCCGCAGGTGTCGGCCGCGGTCGTCAGCGAGTTGGGCGAGGGCTATGGGGCCAGTGACTGGACGTTGACCCAGGGCAGCCTGTTCAGTGCAATGAAGATGGAAAAGACCATGATCGGCTTGCTGTTGCTGCTTATCGTCGCGGTGGCTGCGTTCAATATCATTGCCACCTTGATCATGGTGGTCGCCGATAAAGGTGCAGATATTGCCATCCTGCGCACCCTGGGCGCGACCCCGGGACAGATCATGGGCATCTTCATGGTGCAGGGCACGGTGATTGGGGTGATCGGTACGCTGATTGGGGCCGTGTTGGGCATAGTGGCGGCGCTGAATGTCAGCCAGTTGGTCGGTTGGGTCGAGCGTCTCAGTGGTCAGCAGATACTCAGCTCGGATGTCTACTTCATCAGTAACCTGCCGTCTGAGTTGTTGCTGTCCGATGTGTTGCTGATTTGCGGCGCGGCCTTTGCCTTGAGCTTTCTCGCCACTCTCTACCCGTCCTGGCGTGCGGCAGCTATCCAGCCGGCTGACGCCTTGCGCTACGAATGAACTAGTCTGTGTGAAACTAAAAAGCCGTTACTCAAGTAACGGCTTTTTAGTTTCAGGAGTTTGAAAATAACGAACGCCATCGCGAGGCCGTCGCAGTAGGAGAGTGTTTTTCACGGCCTCTCAGTTATCCGGCTTGTTGTCGCGACGTTTTTCCTGGCGCCGGCGCCAGCTGCGCCGTACCCACCAGTGCCAGTAGGTGTTGGTGGCCAAGTAGCCCAGCGCAGCAAAGAGCAAGCCGAGCACGAAAGAGCCGAGGAGCAGAGGCTGCCAGTGGGTCTGCAGCATATGGCCGACCCAGCTCAGGGTGATCTCGTCGGGCATGCGCAGGGCGGGGGTGTTGGTCATCCATGCGCCGAATTTGTAGCTGCAATAGAACACCGGAGGCATGGTGATCGGGTTGGTCAGCCAGACCAGTCCAACGGAGATGGGCAGGTTGGCGCGTGCGGGGATGGCGACCAGTGCGGCGGCGGCCATTTGCAACGGCATGGGGATCATTGCCCAGAACAGGCCGACGGCCACGGCGCGCGCCACCGAGTGGCGGTTGAGGTGCCAGAGGTTGGGGTCGTGAATCAGGGCGCCGAGAAAGCGCAGAGATTTGTTGGCCTTGATGCGGTCTGGATGAGGCATATAGCGCTTGAATAAACGACGCGGCATCGTGGCTCTCTGGCAGTCTAACAGCGCCAATATTATGCACAGATTCGCAGTGCCCCGCTTTCACACTTTGTCACAGCAAATAATTGAAGGCCGCTTGTTGGGGTAGATCCACGGAATCGGATCACAAGGAGTGAGTGATTATGCGTACAGGGATGACTGCGCTGGTGGCCGGGTTGCTGCTGCTGCGATTATTGCCGATTTTGCCACCGGTCTGGTTGTTATGGCTGCTGCCGATCCTGGGGCTGATGTTGCTGCCCTTTCGCAGCTATCCGCTGGCGTTTTTCCTGTTTGGCCTCAGTTGGGCCGGCATCTCGGCGCAGTCGGCCTTGGACGACAGGCTGGCGCCGGAGCTCGATGGCCGTACCCTGTGGCTGCAGGGAAGGGTGGTCGGCCTGCCCGATGTGCGCGATGGCGTCGTCAGGTTTCAATTGCAACAAGCCAAGTCGCGGCGTGCCGAGTTGCCGCAGCGACTGCGCTTGGCCTGGCATGGCGGCCCAGAGCTGCGAGGCGGCGAGACCTGGCGTCTGGCTGTGCGCCTCAAGCGGCCACATGGCCTGGTCAACCCGCAGTCTTTCGATTACGAGGCCTGGCTGCTGGCGCAACGCATTGGCGCGACCGGCACGGTCAAGAGTGGCCAGTTGGTGAGCGCCGCCAGCGGGCTTGGTAGCTGGCGCGATGGGTTGCGCCAGCGCTTGCTCTCAGTCGATGCCCATGGTCGCGAGGGAGCGCTGGCGGCCCTGGTGCTGGGTGATGGCTCTGGCTTGTCGGTGGCCGATTGGCGCGTGCTGCAAGACACCGGCACGGTGCATTTGCTGGTGATTTCCGGTCAGCATGTCGGGCTGCTGGCCGGGCTGTTGTATGGCTTGATTGCCGGGTTGGCGCGTTTGGGCTGGTGGCCACGCCAATGGCCGTGGTTGCCCTGTGCTTGTGTCCTGGCCTTCGCCGGTGCGCTCGGCTACGGCATGCTGGCCGGCTTCGAGGTGCCGGTGCGGCGTGCTTGTGTGATGGTCGGCCTGGTGCTGCTGTGGCGTTGGCGCTTTCGTCATCTTGGGGTTTTCTTGCCGTTGTTGCTGGCGTTGGTCGTGGTCTTGCTGCTGGAGCCCCTGGCCAGCCTGCAACCGGGTCTCTGGCTATCCTTCGGCGCGGTGCTGTTGCTGATCCTGATTTTCAGCGGCCGGCTGGGCGCATGGTCGTGGTGGCAGACGCTGGGGCGGGCGCAGTGGGCGATGGCCATAGGTCTGCTGCCGCTGTTGCTGGCGTTGGGGTTGCCGGTCAGTGCCAGTGGTCCGCTGGCCAATCTAATAGCCGTGCCCTGGGTCGGCCTGGCTGTGGTGCCGTTGGCATTGTTGGGTACCTTGCTGTTGCCGCTGCCCTGGCTGGGCGAGGCGCTGCTATGGCTCGCTGGTGGTTTGCTCAAGCTGCTGTTCCTGGTATTGGCGCAGATGGCCACCTGGTTACCGGCCTGGTTGCCCGAGACATTACCGCTCTGGGCCTGGCTGCTGGTGGCGCTGGGCGCTTTGCTGTTGCTCCTGCCGGCCGGTGTGCCATTGCGCAGCCTGGGCTGGGTTTTACTGCTGCCACTGTTCTACACCGAGACTGAGCGACCGGTCCACGGTCAGGCCGAGGTGTGGATGCTGGACGTT encodes:
- a CDS encoding lipoprotein-releasing ABC transporter permease subunit; the encoded protein is MFRPLSIYIGTRYTRAKRRNHFISFISLTSMIGLALGVLAMIVVLSVMNGFQKEMSSRILGMVPHAVISGLEPLDDWQAVAAAAKRSPQVLAAVPFAELEGMLSYRGGMQPIQLQGVDPALEPQVSIIAEHMTQGRLSDLQAGEFGVVIGEITARRFQLKIGDRLALIVPEASTVPGGITPRMQAVNVVGVFKVGAELDGSLALLHVADAAQIQRLQPGQVPSVRLKLQDLYQAPQVSAAVVSELGEGYGASDWTLTQGSLFSAMKMEKTMIGLLLLLIVAVAAFNIIATLIMVVADKGADIAILRTLGATPGQIMGIFMVQGTVIGVIGTLIGAVLGIVAALNVSQLVGWVERLSGQQILSSDVYFISNLPSELLLSDVLLICGAAFALSFLATLYPSWRAAAIQPADALRYE
- a CDS encoding DUF2062 domain-containing protein: MPRRLFKRYMPHPDRIKANKSLRFLGALIHDPNLWHLNRHSVARAVAVGLFWAMIPMPLQMAAAALVAIPARANLPISVGLVWLTNPITMPPVFYCSYKFGAWMTNTPALRMPDEITLSWVGHMLQTHWQPLLLGSFVLGLLFAALGYLATNTYWHWWVRRSWRRRQEKRRDNKPDN
- a CDS encoding DNA internalization-related competence protein ComEC/Rec2, whose amino-acid sequence is MTALVAGLLLLRLLPILPPVWLLWLLPILGLMLLPFRSYPLAFFLFGLSWAGISAQSALDDRLAPELDGRTLWLQGRVVGLPDVRDGVVRFQLQQAKSRRAELPQRLRLAWHGGPELRGGETWRLAVRLKRPHGLVNPQSFDYEAWLLAQRIGATGTVKSGQLVSAASGLGSWRDGLRQRLLSVDAHGREGALAALVLGDGSGLSVADWRVLQDTGTVHLLVISGQHVGLLAGLLYGLIAGLARLGWWPRQWPWLPCACVLAFAGALGYGMLAGFEVPVRRACVMVGLVLLWRWRFRHLGVFLPLLLALVVVLLLEPLASLQPGLWLSFGAVLLLILIFSGRLGAWSWWQTLGRAQWAMAIGLLPLLLALGLPVSASGPLANLIAVPWVGLAVVPLALLGTLLLPLPWLGEALLWLAGGLLKLLFLVLAQMATWLPAWLPETLPLWAWLLVALGALLLLLPAGVPLRSLGWVLLLPLFYTETERPVHGQAEVWMLDVGQGLAVLLRTREHALLYDAGPRFGDFDMGERVVLPSLRGLGVAQLDMLLISHADNDHSGGALAIQRGMAVKQVVSGEAAALPGMHQVEACEAGRSWQWDGVRFTTWRWAGAVDGNQASCVLLIEAAGERLLLTGDIDSSAERALLDSGFDVRADWLLAPHHGSRSSSSQLFLEAVAAQAALISRGRHNAFGHPHASVVARYEAQSAQLYDTVEYGAVQIRLGAFTHGRGLRERARFWREK